In the Malania oleifera isolate guangnan ecotype guangnan chromosome 1, ASM2987363v1, whole genome shotgun sequence genome, one interval contains:
- the LOC131159284 gene encoding zinc-finger homeodomain protein 6: MELRGGPDKKVEMPASSLGYNINNNRELSASSSKLSSHHAPAISTVDYERRDGDRDEGQAQDQPHHHHRHPQLNSQQDAETPAARDHLNPDPDPAPSPPIPDAAPGATISQIVGGSRPKTPSPPPTTNGRAAIRYRECLKNHAASMGGHVVDGCGEFMPAGEEGSPEALKCAACNCHRNFHRKEVDGDSQPGAPTCYYSYSPSTNSNRLMRSTMLPPPRHQRLPPPSLPLQPHPRHKYTHGLSHNPPTVPIPPMMVAFGSGGPAESSSEDLNAFHANASPQMAMQPQPQPQFTISSKKRFRTKFTPEQKEKMMEFAEKLEWKIQKQDEEQVQQFCSEVGVKRQVFKVWMHNNKQSMKKKQL; this comes from the coding sequence ATGGAACTGAGAGGCGGCCCTGATAAGAAAGTAGAGATGCCTGCAAGCTCCTTGggttataatattaataataacagaGAATTATCAGCATCATCTTCCAAGCTCTCTTCTCATCATGCCCCCGCGATTTCAACAGTTGATTATGAAAGAAGAGATGGTGATCGGGACGAAGGTCAAGCCCAAGATCAACCTCACCATCACCATCGCCACCCTCAATTGAATTCCCAACAAGATGCTGAAACACCAGCTGCAAGAGATCATCTAAACCCAGATCCAGATCCAGCTCCTTCACCTCCAATTCCTGACGCCGCGCCCGGTGCAACAATTTCGCAAATTGTCGGCGGATCACGGCCGAAGACGCCATCGCCGCCACCGACAACCAATGGCAGAGCCGCGATTCGGTATCGAGAGTGTCTAAAGAACCACGCGGCGAGCATGGGCGGCCACGTCGTGGACGGGTGCGGAGAGTTCATGCCCGCCGGAGAGGAAGGGAGCCCGGAAGCCTTGAAATGCGCGGCGTGCAATTGCCACCGGAATTTTCACCGGAAAGAGGTTGACGGCGACTCGCAGCCCGGTGCTCCCACTTGCTACTATTCCTATAGCCCCAGCACCAATAGTAACAGATTAATGAGAAGCACAATGCTGCCGCCACCTCGTCATCAACGACTGCCTCCGCCGTCACTTCCTCTTCAACCCCATCCTCGCCATAAGTACACTCATGGGTTATCTCATAATCCGCCGACGGTTCCGATCCCGCCGATGATGGTGGCCTTCGGCAGCGGCGGTCCAGCGGAGTCTTCGAGCGAAGATCTCAACGCGTTTCACGCCAATGCCAGCCCGCAAATGGCGATGCAGCCGCAGCCGCAGCCGCAGTTTACGATATCGTCGAAGAAGAGGTTCCGGACGAAATTCACGCCGGAGCAGAAGGAGAAGATGATGGAATTTGCAGAGAAGTTGGAGTGGAAAATCCAGAAACAAGATGAAGAGCAAGTTCAGCAGTTCTGTTCTGAGGTGGGTGTGAAGAGACAGGTGTTCAAGGTTTGGATGCACAACAACAAACAATCCATGAAGAAGAAGCAATTGTAA